From one Lycium ferocissimum isolate CSIRO_LF1 chromosome 7, AGI_CSIRO_Lferr_CH_V1, whole genome shotgun sequence genomic stretch:
- the LOC132063497 gene encoding pentatricopeptide repeat-containing protein At1g08070, chloroplastic-like — MACHLSFSITSLNVCSNVSSQKPSFFHKKINSLITKTSSQQPLYTKIISLCSSTIPSKNISYIHSLFTQIHDPDINLYNSLVRCVLASKCKENALLAFLMYVEMMCKGLDLDKYTYPLVLKACVQLRDLRYGTFVHAHVIKNGFALDLYVVNNLMRLYGVCGCVGSVCKVFDRSPVRDLVSWTILIQGYVDNGYLKEGVDLFFEMIEDGLNADERMMVVVISACAKLGDLRLGKMLHEYVKSHKLNFDVFLGNALVDMYLKCGECDVAFDVFREMPTRNVVSWNTLISRLAQRREFKQAMNVFNEMQDQGVKPDDNTLVGVLNCCSNLGALEVGKWVHTYIDRNRIKVAGFVGNALVDMYAKCGSMDDALRVFGSMSTKDVYSYTSVILGLATNGKARMALNYFYKMLEIGIKPNEVTFVGVLTACSHGGLMEEGNKLFADMWRVNKLKPQIEHYGCMVDLLGRAGLIDEAMEFVENMPIEPDASIWGSILAACRIQGKVELAEHVTEKLVDIESEKDGTYILMSNTYASVSKWRDALKVRKAMKRQKIKKVPGCSSIELDGVVSEFRRSDKAHPRSKDIYAMVEQLTFHLIGTEALSDGSESCIV; from the coding sequence ATGGCTTGCCACTTATCCTTCTCTATTACATCCTTAAATGTTTGTTCCAATGTCAGTTCTCAAAAACCTTCTTTCTTtcacaaaaaaatcaattctttGATCACCAAAACTAGCTCCCAACAACCCCTTTACACCAAAATCATATCTTTATGTTCTTCTACAATACCCTCTAAGAACATAAGCTATATCCACTCTCTTTTCACTCAAATACATGACCCAGATATCAATCTTTATAACTCCCTAGTTAGATGTGTTTTAGCCTCTAAATGTAAGGAAAATGCTTTACTTGCTTTTTTAATGTATGTTGAAATGATGTGTAAAGGCTTAGATTTGGATAAATACACGTACCCTCTTGTTCTTAAGGCATGTGTACAATTACGTGACCTGAGATACGGTACGTTTGTTCATGCCCATGTGATAAAAAATGGGTTTGCGTTGGATTTGTATGTAGTGAACAATTTAATGCGTTTGTATGGTGTTTGCGGGTGTGTTGGGAGTGTTTGCAAGGTGTTTGATAGAAGTCCTGTGAGAGACTTGGTATCTTGGACTATTTTGATTCAGGGGTATGTAGACAACGGTTATTTGAAGGAAGGAGTGGATTTGTTTTTTGAAATGATAGAAGACGGGTTAAATGCTGACGAAAGGATGATGGTTGTTGTGATATCTGCTTGTGCTAAATTAGGGGATTTGAGATTGGGCAAGATGTTGCATGAATACGTAAAGAGTCATAAGTTGAATTTTGATGTGTTTCTTGGGAACGCATTGGTGGATATGTACTTAAAATGTGGTGAATGTGACGTTGCTTTTGATGTTTTTAGAGAGATGCCAACGAGAAATGTGGTATCGTGGAATACGTTAATATCTAGATTGGCTCAAAGAAGGGAATTTAAACAGGCCATGAACGTGTTTAACGAAATGCAGGATCAAGGAGTAAAGCCTGATGATAATACTTTAGTTGGTGTTCTCAACTGTTGTAGCAATTTAGGGGCACTAGAAGTTGGGAAATGGGTTCACACATATATAGATAGAAATAGGATAAAAGTAGCGGGGTTTGTGGGCAATGCTCTTGTAGATATGTATGCAAAGTGTGGAAGCATGGACGATGCCCTTAGAGTTTTTGGAAGTATGAGTACTAAAGATGTTTATTCATACACATCCGTGATACTTGGATTGGCCACAAATGGGAAGGCACGAATGGCACTTAATTACTTCTATAAGATGCTTGAAATTGGCATAAAACCAAATGAGGTCACATTTGTTGGTGTTCTCACAGCTTGTAGTCATGGAGGACTAATGGAAGAGGGCAACAAGCTTTTTGCAGATATGTGGAGAGTGAACAAATTAAAACCTCAAATAGAGCACTATGGCTGTATGGTTGATCTGTTAGGTCGTGCAGGGTTGATAGATGAAGCAATGGAGTTTGTGGAAAACATGCCAATTGAACCTGATGCTTCTATTTGGGGATCGATATTAGCAGCATGCAGGATCCAAGGAAAAGTTGAACTCGCTGAGCATGTGACTGAAAAACTTGTTGATATAGAGTCTGAAAAAGATGGTACATACATACTGATGTCAAACACATATGCTTCAGTCAGTAAATGGAGAGATGCTttaaaagtaagaaaagcaaTGAAGAGacagaaaataaagaaagttCCTGGATGTAGCTCCATTGAACTTGATGGCGTTGTTTCTGAATTTAGGAGAAGTGACAAAGCTCATCCAAGAAGTAAAGACATATATGCGATGGTTGAGCAATTGACATTTCATCTAATTGGTACAGAGGCCTTATCAGACGGAAGTGAGTCTTGCATAGTTTGA
- the LOC132061948 gene encoding uncharacterized protein LOC132061948, whose protein sequence is MEESSSFSAMAPPVFNGENFHTWAVRMEAYLEALDLWEAVEEDYEVPPLPGNPTMAQIKNHKDKKTRKSKAKACLFSAVSSAIFTRIMSLKSAKAIWDYLKAEYEGDDRIKGMQVLNLIRDFELQKMKKSETIKEYSDRLMNIANRVRLHVLSLKTLVLLKKFWLLYLKDLKPP, encoded by the coding sequence ATGGAAGAAAGCTCAAGTTTCTcagcaatggcacctccagtCTTCAATGGTGAAAATTTTCACACGTGGGCAGTGCGGATGGAAGCCTATCTAGAAGCGTTAGATCTTTGGGAAGCAGTTGAGGAAGATTATGAAGTTCCTCCACTACCCGGCAACCCAACAATGGCtcaaatcaagaatcataagGACAAAAAAACCAGAAAGTCTAAGGCAAAGGCGTGTCTCTTTTCGGCAGTCTCATCAGCAATTTTCACTCGTATCATGTCTCTAAAATCAGCAAAAGCCATATGGGATTATCTCAAGGCAGAATATGAAGGAGATGATCGTATCAAAGGCATGCAGGTGTTGAATCTCATTAGAGACTTTGAGTTACAGAAGATGAAAAAGTCGGAAACCATCAAGGAGTACTCTGACAGGCTTATGAACATAGCAAACAGAGTAAGATTACATGTTCTGAGTTTAAAGACTCTCGTATTGTTGAAAAAATTCTGGTTGTTGTACCTGAAAGATTTGAAGCCACCATAA